ttccctcatcccattAGACAGATCTTCCCTCATCCCATTAGACAGATCTTCCCTCATCCCCATTAGACAGATGTTTCCTCAtccccattagaccattagacagATGTTTCCTCAtccccattagaccattagacagatgttccctcatccccattagaccattagacagatgttccctcatccccATTAGACCACTAGACAGATGTTCCCCATTATCCCCATTAGACAGATGTTTCCTCATCCCcattagacagatgttccctcatcccactagacagatgttccctcatcccactagacagatgttccctcatccccattagacagatgttccctcatccccattagacagatgttccctcatccccATTAGACAGATGTTTCCTCATCCCCATTAGACAGATGTTTCCTCATCCCCATTAGACAGATGTTTCCTCATCCCCATTAGACAGATGTTTCCTCATCCCCATTAGACAGATGTTTCCTCATCCCCATTAGACAGATGTTTCCTCATCCCCATTAGACAGATGTTTCCTCATCCCcattagacagatgttccctcatccccactagacagatgttccctcatcccactagacagatgttccctcatcccactagacagatgttccctcatcccactagacagatgttccctcatcccactagacagatgttccctcatcccactagacagatgttccctcatcccactagacagatgttccctcatcccactagacagatgttccctcatcccactagacagatgttccctcatccacattagacagatgttccctcatcccattagacagatgttccctcatcccattagacagatgttccctcatcccattagacagatgttccctcatcccattagacagatgttccctcatcccattagacagatgttccctcatcccattagacagatgttccctcatcccattagacagatgttccctcatcccactagacagatgttccctcatcccactagacagatgttccctcatcccactagacagatgttccctcatcccactagacagatgttccctcatcccactagacagatgttccctcatcccactagacagatgttccctcatcccactagacagatgttccctcatcccactagacagatgttccctcatcccactagacagatgttccctcatcccactagacagatgttccctcatcccattagacagatgttccctcatcccattagaaagatgttccctcatcccattagacagatgttccctcatcccattagacagatgttccctcatcccattagacagatgttccctcatcccattagacagatgttccctcatcccattagacagatgttccctcatcccattagacagatgttccctcatcccattagacagatgttccctcatcccattagacagatgttccctcatcccattagacagatgttccctcatcccattagacagatgttccctcatcccattagacagatgttccctcatcccattagacagatgttccctcatcccattagacagatgttccctcatcccattagacagatgttccctcatcccattagacagatgttccctcatcccattAGACAGATGTTTCCTCATCACCCAGAATACCACTAGTGAAAACATTCCAACAATCAGTTCAGCCATAATAGAGAGATGACATGAGACACCTCAACAGCAATAGAATTCTCATAGTGGCAGGAGAATTCAATAGCAGCTAGATATTTACTAGAGGATTGGTATGGGGACAGAATGATGAgttagtggtgtagtggtgtattggaATTACTACCAGCAAGAACTAAATGCTATACAGACAATAGATCTTGGCTCTgaattttaaaaaaaaagtgCTGAATAATTGTCACATGGACATGAGCCAGAGAGTAGAATCTCTGTGGTAAAATCTACTAATGGGATTACTAACGATGTAACAGTTGTTGGGCAGTGTGGGCGGCTGTTAAACCCACATCGACGTCCAATCTATTGATGCACAATGACAATATTAGGATGGAATGTCAGTCCCACTGACTCCCCTCTCCCCCTACGCCAAGTGGATGGAAAGTCTGTATCGGTGTGAGAGTCTACCTTTTGGTAGGTGAGGGGAACTGGAAGGTCTGTATCGGCGTGAGAGTCTACCTTTTGGTAGGTGAGGGGAACTGGAAGGTCTGTATCGGCGTGAGAGTCTACCTTTTGGTAGGTGAGGGGAACTGGAAGGTCTGTATCGGCGTGAGAGTCTACCTTTTGGTAGGTGAGGGGAACTGGAAGGTCTGTATCGGCGTGAGAGTCTACCTTTTGGTAGGTGAGGGGAACTGGAAGGTCTGTATCGGTGTGAGAGTCTACCTTTTGGTAGGTGAGGGGAACTGGAAGGTCTGTATCGGTGTGAGAGTCTACCTTTTGGTAGGTGAGGGGAACTGGAAGGTCTGTATCGGTGTGAGAGTCTACCTTTTGGTAGGTGAGGGGAACTGGAAGGTCTGTATCGGCGTGAGAGTCTACCTTTTGGTAGGTGAGGGGAACTGGAAGGTCTGTATCGGCGTGAGAGTCTACCTTTTGGTAGGTGAGGGGAACTGGATGGACTGGACAGGTGGGTGGACGGACTGTACAGGTGAGTGGATGGACTGGACAGGTGAGTAGATGGACTGGACAGGTGAGTAGATGGACTGGACAGGTGAGTAGATGGACTGTACAGGTGAGTAGATGGACTGGACAGGTGAATGGATGGACTGGACAGGTGAGTAGATGGACTGTACAGGTGAGTGGATGGACTGTACAGGTGAGTAGATGGACTGGACAGGTGAGTGGATGGACTGGACAGGTGAGTAGATGGACTGGACAGGTGCGTGGTTACCTTTTGGCCACTCCCAGGTTTAACTCTCTGATCAGGTGTACTATGGCTTTAGCCTTGATGAAGGAGGAGCGGTCACTGATGTCATAGACCACTACGAAGCCATCAGCCCAGTGGATCTGGTCGGTCAGAGTCGACTTCCCCTCACAGGCCTGCAGAGCAACACAAACAGCAAGGACATGTTGCTATAACCAAGCAATCTGATacgcaccagtggaggctggtgaaggGAGGCTGGGCTCATagaaatggctggaatggaatgagaGAAACCCCATTCCATTCATTacaacgagcctgtcctcccatgTAAAGTTATCCCAGCCTCCACTAAGCCTGTCCCTTGATGTAAGGTTATCCCAGCCTCCACTAAGCCTGTCCCCTGATGTAAGgttaccccagcctccactaagccTGTCCTCAGATGTAAAGTTATCCCAGCCTCCACTAAGCCTGTCCTCTGATGTAAAgttaccccagcctccactaagccTGGCCTCCCATGTAAAgttaccccagcctccactaagccTGTCCCCTGATGTAAAgttaccccagcctccactaagcctgtcctctgatgaaaagttaccccagcctccactaagcctgtcctcccatgtaaagttaccccagcctccactaagcctgtcctctgatgaaaagttaccccagcctccactaagcctgtcctcccatgtaaagttaccccagcctccactaagcctgtcctctgatgtaaagttaccccagcctccactaagccTGTCCTCCCATGTAAAGTTACCCCAGTCTCCACTAAGCCTGGCCTCCCATGTAAAgttaccccagcctccactaagccTGGCCTCCCATGTAAAgttaccccagcctccactaagcctgtcctctgatgaaaagttaccccagcctccactaagcctgtcctctgatgtaaagttaccccagcctccactaagccTGTCCTCTGATGTAAAGTTACCCCCCTCCTCCACTAAGCCTGTCCTCTGATGTAAAGTTACCCCCCTCCTCCACTAAGCCTGTCCTCTGATGAAAAgttaccccagcctccactaagcctgtcctcccatgtaaagttaccccagcctccactaagccTGTCCTCCCATGTAAAGTTACCCCAGTCTCCACTAAGCCTGTCCTCCCATGTAAAGTTgccccagcctccactaagcctgtcctcccatgtaaagttaccccagcctccactaagcctgtcctcccatgtaaagttaccccagcctccactaagccTGTCCTCCCATGTAAAGTTgccccagcctccactaagccTGTCCTCTGATGTAAAGTTACCCCCCTCCTCCACTAAGCCTGTCCTCCCATGTAAAgttaccccagcctccactaatCCTGGCCTCCCATGTAAAgttaccccagcctccactaagccTGGCCTCCCATGTAAAgttaccccagcctccactaagccTGTCCCCTGATGTAAAgttaccccagcctccactaagcctgtcctctgatgtaaagttaccccagcctccactaagcctgtcctctgatgtaaagttaccccagcctccactaagcctgtcctctgatgaaaagttaccccagcctccactaagccTGTCCTCCCATGTAAAGTTgccccagcctccactaagcctgtcctctgatgtaaagttaccccagcctccactaagcctgtcctctgatgtaaagttaccccagcctccactaagccCGTCCTCCCATGTAAAGTTACCCCAGACTCCACTAAGCCTGTCCTCCCATGTAAAgttaccccagcctccactaagcctgtcctctgatgaaaagttaccccagcctccactaagcctgtcctctgatgaaaagttaccccagcctccactaagcctgtcctctgatgtaaagttaccccagcctccactaagccTATCCTCTGATGTAAAGTTATCCCAGCCTCCACTAAGCCTGGCCTCCCATGTAAAgttaccccagcctccactaagccTGGCCTCCCATGTAAAgttaccccagcctccactaagcctgtcctctgatgaaaagttaccccagcctccactaagcctgtcctctgatgtaaagttaccccagcctccactaagcctgtcctctgatgtaaagttaccccagcctccactaagcctgtcctctgatgtaaagttaccccagcgggtgggagggagacagggaaagagggagggtgggagggagacagggaaagagggagggtgggagggagacagggaaagagggagggtgggagggagacagggaaagagggagggtgggagggagacagggaaagagggagggtgggagggagacagggaaagtgggagggagacagggaaagtgggagggagacagggaaagagggagagagacagggagggtgggagggagacagggagacagggagggtgggagggagacagggagacagggagggtgggagggagacagggagggtgggagggagacagggagacagggaaacagggagggagggagacagggagggagggagactgctgCATGCTTGGCTGGGCACAATAAGTGAGATTGATTACTCTGTTAGGGGGTTTTCACTGCACTGACTTTATAATCCTGTACCATACATTTAATATTTTATACCATACATTTATAATaatattgtaagtcgctctggataagagcgtctgctaaatgacttaaatgtaaatgtaaataatcctGTACCATACATTTATAATCCTGTACCATACATTTATAATCCTGTACCATACATTTATAATCCTGTACCATACATTTATAATCCTGTACCATACATTTATAATCCTGTACCATACATTTATAATCCTGTACTATACATTTATAATCCTGTACCATACATTTATAATCCTGTACCATACATTTACAAAACATGATGGTCAACAAcgtggttctcctcctcctctcaactcACCTGTGAGCATGGATCATAGAGTTCTAGATTCAGCTGTCTACCATCAATAGACAGACGCTTCCTGTATATGCATTctgcatgagagagagaaaaagggagagagagagatgagtgagaaagagacagaaagagagagagagagacagaaagagagagagagacagaaagagagagagagagagagagagagagagataaggatagagagagagggatagtgagaaagagagacagaaagaaagaaagtaagaaaaaaagaaagagagaaagagagagagagagagagagagagagagagtgagatgggggagtgacagagaggggagaaaatgACAATAATTAGATAACATGAAGCTACGGTAAAGTCCAGTTTCCACAACAGTCACTATCTAACCTACTGCCCGGAGGAGTGTTATTCAACCTTTGGATCCATAGAAATATGATCAATATTAAATAATGACAACACACAGACTAATACCAATATTGACTagatacttttattttgaatcaCTGTAGTCTATAATACAGCACGTAGCCTACAATACAGCACGTAGCCGACAACACAGCACGTAGCCGACAATACAGCACGTAGCCTACAATACAGCACGTAGCCTACAATACAGCACGTAGCCTACAATACAGCACGTAGCCGACAATACAGCACGTAGCCGACAATACAGCACGTAGCCGACAACACAGCACGTAGCCGACAACACAGCACGTAGCCTACAATACAGCACGTAGCCGACAACACAGCACGTAGCCGACAATACAGCACGTAGCCGACAACACAGCACGTAGCCGACAACACAGCACGTAGCCTACAATACAGCACGTAGCCTACAATACAGCACGTAGCCTACAATACAGCACGTAGCCTACAATACAGCACGTAGCCTACAATACAGCACGTAGCCTACAACACACCATGTAGCTTACAATACAGCACGTAGCCTACAATACAGCACGTAGCCTACAATACAGCACGTAGCCGACAATACAGCACGTAGCCGACAATACAGCACGTAGCCGACAACACAGCACGTAGCCGACAACACAGCATGTAGCCTACAATACAGCACGTAGCCTACAACACAGCACGTAGCCGACAATACAGCACGTAGCCGACAACACAGCACGTAGCCGACAACACAGCACGTAGCCTACAACACAGCACGTAGCCTACAACACAGCACGTAGCCTACAATACAGCAAATAGCCTACAATACAGCACGTAGCCTACAATACAGCACGTAGCCTACAATACAGCATGTAGCCTACAACACACCATGTAGCTTACAATACAGCACGTAGCCTACAATACAGCACGTAGCCTACAATACAGCACGTGGCCTACAATACAGCACGTAGCCTACAATACAGCATGTAGCCTACAATACAGCATGTGGCCTACAATACAGCACGTAGCCTACAATACAGCACGTAGCCTACAATACAGCATGAGGCCGACAATACAGCATGTGGGCCTACAATACAGCATGTGGGCCTACAATACAGCATGTAGCCTACTATACAACTGAAAAATACTTCTGATGGAAGTAGCCGAGCTGTAGCCAATCATCTACCATCTGATGAAGGACAATGTGTTCACTTGGTAACGTCAGGAAATCGAACAATTACGTAATTATGGCAGAACTGGACGTGCGTAATGATGCGTAAAAGCAATGACAATGGATCAAAGATCAATTggaaaacaaaacatttgcaagtaaattattttgttttgtttacagaTTGTTTCATAATAATTAGCATGAAGTTGTATTCATGTTACACAAGTCTATTGTAGCAAACTAAGTAGGTTAGAGACCTTACCGGATGATGAGGAATATTCACCGATAAATCGCCTCGTCAGGAATCGAACGATGAGAGCTGAGGAAGGAATACGATAGTTTAAATCAATAGTCTACGAAAAATGTACACATTTGGACACAAACAATAAGCCAAACCAAACGAACAACAACAAACATGTGTCTTACCTGATTTCCCGACTCCTTCATCTCCCAAAACCGCAAGTTTTATGTCATTCATTATTGCGGTTTGATTCCCTTATGATTTAAAAAGTGGTTGTTAAAGTTTACACTTCAAAGAAAAATCGAATCCCTTGAAGTCTACATTACACTATGAACAAAAGAAGAGTTAAAAAAAATCGAGCAGGACGCATCAATAGTCGTTTGACCGTTTCCACTCTGTCGCTCTCTTCAAGTGTTGATCTGTTGGAGCCGCGTCCCGGTACCGGCGCTGCGTACACCCGTTTATCTCAGGGTTCTGAGGCACGCGCTGTTCtgaaccgagagagagggagaggagcagctCGATCACAACGTCACTATGACGAACACAGTGGTTGAAGTGAGTGAGAAACGGACATCAGAGGCATGCTTTTATAAATGAGAATCACTCTTGTTTTTCATGGAGGGGatgtagtgtttgtgtttcctccctccctctttattCTCCTCATTGAAGAGACTCAATTCAGTAGGTTCTAGAATGAGCTATATGAATGCGTTCCCTCATAGCAACACAGAccatcaacacagagtaacaTCAAGACCTCAGTGACCTATAAAATAGCCcatcatacactacatgaccaacagtgtGAGGACACCTGCTCATCCAATAATCTCACTCTAAAATCAGGGGCATTAAtacggagttggtcccctctCTACTGCTATAACCACCTCCattcttctaggaaggctttccactagatgttggaacattgctgctataacagcctccattcttctaggaaggctttccactagatgttggaacattgctgctataacagcctccactcttctgggaaggctttccactagatgttggaatattgctgctataacagcctccactcttctgggaaggctttccactagatgttggaacattgctgctataacagcctccactcttctgggaaggctttccactagatgttggaacattgctgctataacagcctccactcttctgggaaggctttccactagatgttggaacattgctgctataacagcctccactcttctgggaaggctttccactagatgttggaacattgctgctataacagcctccactcttctgggaaggctttccactagatgttggaacattgctgctataacagcctccactcttctaggaaggctttccactagatgttggaacattgctgctataacagcctccactcttctgggaaggctttccactagatgttggaacattgctgctataaccaCCTCCattcttctaggaaggctttccactagatgttggaacattgctgctataacagcctccactcttctaggaaggctttccactagatgttggaacattgctgctataacagcctccactcttctgggaaggctttccactagatgttggaacattgctgctataacaacctccactcttctgggaaggctttccactagatgttggaacattgctgctataacagcctccactcttctgggaaggctttccactagatgttggaacattgctgctataacagcctccactcttctgggaaggttttccactagatgttggaacattgctgctgggacttgcttccattcagccattagagcgttagtgaggtcgggcTCTGATATTGGGCGGTTAGGACTGGCTCACAGTCGccattccaattcattccaaaggtgtttgatggggttgaggtcagggctctgtgcaggccagtcaagttcttccacaccgatctcaataaACCATTTcggtatggacctcgctttgtgcactggggcattgtcatgctgaaacagtgggccttccccaaactgttgccacaaagttggaagcatagaatcgtctagaatgtcatcggcctagcccgaaacatgaaaaacagccccagacctttattcctcctccaccaaactttacagttggcactatgcattggggcaggtagcgttcctcctggcatctgccaatcCCAGATTCataggactgccagatggtgaagtgtgaatAATCACTCGTTTCCACGGCTCCAGAGTTcaatgagctttacaccactccagcagacgGTTTGCATGGTGATCGTAGGCtggtgtgcggctgctcagccacggaaacccatttcatgaagctcccgacaaataacagctcttgtgctgacgttgcttccagaggcattttggaactcggtagtgagtgttgcaaccaaggacagatgatttttacgtgctactacgcgcttcagcacttggcggtcccgtcCTGTGAgtttatgtggcctaccacttcgcggctgagccgttgttgctcctagacgtttccacttcacaataacagcacttacagttgacccggggcagctctagcagggcagaacttTAACGAACTGACTTggtggaaaggtggcatcctatgacggtgccacgttgaaagtcactgagctcttctgcgaggccattctactgctgatgtttgtctatggagattgcatggcggtgtcctcgattttatacacctgtctgcaacgggtgtgactgaaatagccaaatccactaaattgaaggggtgtccacatacttttgaatatATAGTATACTTTTATAATAAAGAAACCTCCATCTTTCATTGACACTGTTAGAGCACTGATATTAGGAAGgaaaacatctgacaaaaaaaATTGGGTTTGGCACAAAAGCTCCAGACATGACATAAGGGCGAAAACACTTTACATATTTTACAAAACTTCTAAGTTATATCTTATCAACTGAAGCAAAAGTGGGAAAGGAAGCTGGCTCGCTGTACATACTCTGGATTGTTT
This region of Oncorhynchus gorbuscha isolate QuinsamMale2020 ecotype Even-year unplaced genomic scaffold, OgorEven_v1.0 Un_scaffold_2008, whole genome shotgun sequence genomic DNA includes:
- the LOC124024800 gene encoding ras-related and estrogen-regulated growth inhibitor-like protein codes for the protein MNDIKLAVLGDEGVGKSALIVRFLTRRFIGEYSSSSECIYRKRLSIDGRQLNLELYDPCSQACEGKSTLTDQIHWADGFVVVYDISDRSSFIKAKAIVHLIRELNLGVAKRDADTLVFLVGNKQDLCHVREVRREEGQRLAAESQTQFYELSAAEHYQEVVLMFSKMVHNASLGGKAKERRRRPSGSKSMAKLINNVFGKRRKSV